A stretch of Bacillus pseudomycoides DNA encodes these proteins:
- a CDS encoding DUF4179 domain-containing protein, producing MDKQWFNDEVNKIEIPKQELNLSIQQGMARAKAEKPVKKIDKRRKIALVTAASICIGVLGSGFVFPQMSRVLAEVPIIGKIYSHFHDTIGQNLSASKLVTELNQQAVSNGISVTMNSVYYDGGRIGITFKVDNPDDVEIKNTFANGFYYDFKLVDDSPKWGRSASFDGKITKDGWFGNIHIDYPEKELPKNTTLPITITSIGDTKGVWKFDIPVKQLENKMINPQQSVSSEDKEHTFNFEKITLGKESVAIDYKAMYPLVGENDLARIEKVTDDKGNEIDFKTSGIEFGREKVGNQIESNERSIFGKIPESAEFITLHPNVRLSEKPSIQALNQKTPFEIQSTRSDLKIVVNKIQHKKQRLIVQYTLQNADTKHKSMDELINCGEVMNLMDSSYVDKEFAPIGHVIKGSDMKVLNKEKLQFQATFQLDGEYGVKNFSLKDYVLEVEMSPYYPEKPLPPVQIQLK from the coding sequence TTGGATAAACAGTGGTTTAATGACGAAGTAAATAAAATTGAGATTCCAAAACAGGAGTTAAATCTGTCTATCCAGCAAGGTATGGCTAGGGCGAAGGCGGAAAAACCAGTCAAAAAGATAGATAAGCGAAGAAAAATTGCTTTGGTAACAGCAGCTTCAATATGTATTGGTGTACTCGGATCGGGATTTGTATTCCCGCAAATGAGTCGTGTATTAGCAGAAGTTCCGATTATCGGGAAAATTTACTCGCATTTTCATGATACAATTGGTCAAAATTTGTCAGCAAGTAAGCTTGTAACAGAGTTAAATCAGCAGGCGGTGAGCAATGGAATTAGCGTAACGATGAACAGTGTGTATTATGATGGCGGCAGAATTGGGATTACATTTAAAGTAGATAATCCAGACGATGTAGAGATAAAGAATACTTTTGCCAATGGTTTTTACTATGATTTTAAACTAGTTGATGACAGTCCGAAATGGGGGCGTTCAGCTTCATTTGATGGGAAAATAACAAAAGACGGTTGGTTTGGGAATATTCACATTGATTATCCAGAAAAGGAGCTTCCCAAAAATACAACGTTACCCATTACGATTACATCTATCGGGGACACAAAAGGGGTTTGGAAATTTGATATTCCAGTAAAGCAACTAGAAAATAAAATGATTAACCCGCAGCAATCCGTAAGTAGTGAAGATAAAGAACATACATTTAACTTTGAAAAGATTACGCTCGGAAAAGAATCCGTTGCTATCGACTATAAAGCAATGTATCCACTTGTCGGAGAAAATGATTTAGCGAGAATTGAAAAAGTGACGGATGATAAGGGAAATGAAATAGATTTTAAAACGTCAGGTATTGAATTTGGAAGAGAAAAGGTCGGAAATCAGATAGAATCTAATGAAAGATCTATTTTTGGGAAAATTCCAGAGAGCGCGGAATTTATTACGCTGCATCCAAATGTGAGGTTGTCTGAAAAACCATCTATTCAGGCCTTAAATCAAAAGACACCATTTGAAATACAAAGCACTCGTAGTGATTTAAAGATTGTCGTGAATAAAATTCAACATAAAAAACAGCGATTAATCGTACAGTATACACTTCAAAATGCCGATACAAAACATAAATCTATGGATGAATTGATAAATTGTGGGGAAGTTATGAATTTAATGGATTCTTCATATGTAGATAAGGAATTTGCACCAATTGGTCATGTTATAAAGGGCAGTGATATGAAGGTATTGAATAAGGAGAAGTTACAATTCCAGGCAACGTTTCAGCTGGATGGCGAATATGGTGTGAAGAATTTTAGTTTAAAGGATTATGTATTAGAAGTAGAAATGTCACCATATTATCCTGAAAAACCATTACCACCAGTTCAAATTCAATTAAAATAA
- a CDS encoding sigma-70 family RNA polymerase sigma factor has translation MDEIKLVKKARKGDDAAFEQLVSLYQDQLYRTAYLYVQNKEDALDVVQETVYKAYLSIEQLKKPNYFLTWLTRILIHNAYQLLGEKKKVKKIEDGREAGTYGGMPNKLYQIEQNIDLQGAIQRLDKNYQTVIILYYYYDFSINQIAWQMNIPQGTVKTYLHRARKSLKKLLGGSDENWINSGLMTK, from the coding sequence ATGGATGAAATAAAATTAGTTAAAAAAGCAAGAAAAGGTGACGATGCAGCTTTTGAACAGCTTGTTAGTCTATATCAAGACCAGTTGTACCGCACTGCTTATCTGTATGTACAGAATAAAGAAGATGCGCTAGATGTTGTACAAGAAACAGTTTATAAAGCGTACTTATCCATAGAACAATTAAAGAAACCAAACTATTTTTTGACATGGTTGACACGTATTCTTATACATAATGCTTATCAGTTACTAGGTGAAAAGAAAAAAGTGAAGAAGATAGAGGACGGAAGAGAAGCAGGTACATATGGCGGGATGCCAAACAAACTATATCAAATTGAACAAAATATTGATTTACAGGGAGCAATTCAAAGGTTGGATAAAAATTATCAAACTGTAATCATTTTATATTATTATTATGATTTTTCGATCAATCAAATTGCTTGGCAAATGAATATACCACAGGGAACGGTAAAGACATACTTGCACCGAGCGAGAAAGTCACTAAAAAAATTATTAGGGGGGAGTGATGAGAATTGGATAAACAGTGGTTTAATGACGAAGTAA
- a CDS encoding SET domain-containing protein yields the protein MIEIKTSTLSDGEFNRGVFATRDIKKGELLHEAPVISYPNEQHEFIEKTLLADYAFEYGVNHTAILLGYGMLFNHSYTPNATYEIVFENHTFKFFAYKDIKAGEEILINYNGDVDDDELLWFDREKEENDK from the coding sequence ATGATTGAAATCAAGACTTCCACACTTAGCGATGGAGAATTTAATAGAGGAGTATTTGCAACACGTGATATAAAAAAGGGTGAACTTCTACATGAAGCGCCAGTTATCTCTTATCCGAATGAACAGCATGAGTTTATAGAGAAAACATTACTTGCTGACTACGCATTTGAGTATGGAGTGAATCATACGGCTATACTTTTAGGTTACGGTATGTTATTTAATCATTCTTATACGCCGAATGCGACGTATGAGATCGTTTTTGAGAATCATACGTTTAAATTCTTTGCTTACAAGGATATAAAAGCAGGAGAAGAAATTCTGATCAACTATAATGGTGACGTTGATGATGATGAGTTATTATGGTTTGATAGGGAAAAAGAAGAAAACGATAAATAA
- a CDS encoding phosphotransferase: MIHMQSKAEELKEKLHIILTDTYPDLAVKHLDIIGNGVQNIVFRGDSEKGPLAFRVPWEREVNNLNDGLFSSRISLQKEATLSNFCFSKGLSVPAVHGLHLSTELDFLISNYVATDSTPISACKIGEITRQLHNVSIEDLPYQNENEESCSQLLAKRLVTRIEAFNRIANCNIRLPNETEIEHILKEGDSFKRLLHMDIRPVNLIGYKGEIKAIVDWDNALIGHPLLDLMRILETNEINWEEFKEGYGNKDIFESLSPVVRSFYQLDTAVMLANLFIDRLKIPEKELHYKERVKKICREIRKAL; the protein is encoded by the coding sequence ATGATTCATATGCAGTCTAAAGCAGAAGAATTAAAAGAGAAGTTACATATTATATTAACTGACACGTATCCAGACCTAGCAGTAAAACATTTAGATATCATAGGAAACGGTGTACAAAATATTGTTTTTCGGGGCGATTCTGAAAAAGGCCCCTTGGCTTTCCGTGTACCTTGGGAGCGTGAAGTTAACAACCTAAATGACGGGTTGTTTAGTAGCCGCATTTCCTTACAAAAAGAAGCTACACTTTCTAATTTTTGCTTTTCTAAAGGTCTTTCGGTACCAGCAGTTCATGGATTACACCTTTCTACAGAATTAGACTTCTTAATTTCAAATTATGTGGCAACTGATTCTACTCCTATTTCCGCCTGTAAAATTGGGGAAATCACTCGCCAGCTTCACAATGTATCAATTGAGGATTTACCTTATCAAAATGAAAATGAAGAGTCTTGTAGTCAATTACTCGCCAAACGCCTTGTAACAAGAATAGAAGCATTCAATCGAATCGCGAATTGTAACATTCGGTTACCAAATGAAACAGAAATTGAACACATATTAAAAGAAGGAGATTCTTTTAAAAGGTTGCTACATATGGACATTCGACCTGTGAACCTCATTGGTTATAAAGGAGAAATAAAAGCAATCGTTGACTGGGATAACGCTTTGATTGGTCATCCACTATTAGACTTAATGAGAATATTAGAAACGAATGAAATCAATTGGGAGGAATTTAAAGAAGGGTATGGAAATAAGGACATTTTCGAATCTCTTTCCCCTGTTGTCCGCTCGTTTTATCAACTGGATACAGCAGTGATGCTAGCTAACCTTTTTATTGACCGGCTGAAAATACCTGAGAAAGAACTACATTATAAAGAGCGTGTGAAGAAAATATGTAGAGAAATAAGAAAAGCTTTATAA
- a CDS encoding Ger(x)C family spore germination protein, with amino-acid sequence MNRSVNNVRLLLALSSVLLLLALTGCWSSHEIEEQGFAVGLAFDKGKETKVEKEIEEHGGGYRKRNLITSTYQFVKSELSGKGKGGGGQQKAYTNISETGDSLHQSIREVALRRPRPIIFHHTKVIVVSANLARTYSLKELLDIYIRDNEMRPSCLVLISKGRASETLKSREAGEIPAFLLIGIGDNQYRSSRILPPVPLAKLPGKIESGSSFLLPNVISVNGEVKFAGAAVIKGKTKKLRGFLNENELEGLTWITGKGKSGLVKSFDEKTGKPILYEVKSMKSKIQPHVKGNNISFDVNIQSEGRLSENWVASGEPFENKFLKSVEKSTKQEVNRLVKHTLKKIQKEYQVDVAGFGNRLKIEYPKVWKKVEKDWDKTFSKIPIKYNVKITIQDYGTEGT; translated from the coding sequence ATGAACCGAAGTGTGAATAATGTACGACTTCTTTTGGCTTTATCATCAGTTCTTTTGCTGCTGGCTCTTACAGGGTGTTGGAGCAGTCATGAAATTGAAGAGCAGGGGTTCGCGGTAGGGCTGGCATTTGATAAAGGGAAGGAGACGAAAGTTGAGAAGGAGATAGAAGAACATGGAGGAGGTTATCGAAAAAGGAATCTTATAACATCGACCTATCAGTTTGTTAAATCAGAATTATCAGGTAAAGGAAAAGGTGGAGGGGGACAACAAAAAGCCTACACGAATATTTCTGAAACCGGAGATTCTCTTCACCAATCGATTCGTGAAGTCGCATTAAGAAGACCGCGCCCTATAATCTTCCATCATACAAAAGTGATTGTTGTTAGTGCAAACCTTGCACGTACGTATAGTTTGAAGGAGTTACTGGATATTTATATCCGTGATAATGAGATGAGACCAAGTTGCCTCGTATTAATTAGTAAGGGGCGAGCTAGTGAGACATTGAAATCGAGGGAAGCAGGAGAAATTCCAGCGTTCCTTTTGATTGGAATTGGGGATAATCAATATAGATCATCACGGATTTTACCTCCCGTTCCACTTGCTAAATTACCAGGAAAGATAGAATCAGGATCTAGTTTTCTTTTGCCAAATGTGATTTCGGTAAATGGAGAAGTGAAATTTGCGGGGGCTGCCGTAATTAAAGGAAAGACAAAAAAGCTGCGCGGTTTTTTGAATGAAAATGAGTTAGAAGGCTTAACATGGATAACTGGGAAAGGGAAAAGCGGTTTGGTGAAAAGTTTTGATGAAAAGACAGGAAAGCCCATCCTGTATGAAGTGAAATCTATGAAAAGTAAAATTCAACCGCATGTTAAAGGAAATAACATCTCTTTTGATGTGAACATCCAATCAGAGGGACGGCTGTCTGAAAACTGGGTCGCTTCAGGGGAACCTTTTGAAAATAAGTTTCTAAAAAGTGTAGAAAAGTCCACGAAACAAGAAGTGAATCGATTGGTGAAGCATACATTAAAAAAGATTCAAAAGGAATATCAGGTCGATGTCGCTGGCTTCGGTAACAGATTAAAAATTGAGTATCCAAAAGTATGGAAAAAGGTCGAAAAAGATTGGGATAAAACATTTAGTAAGATTCCAATCAAATATAACGTAAAGATAACGATCCAGGACTATGGTACGGAAGGGACTTAG
- a CDS encoding spore germination protein gives MITGPKDRIPTSQAAVILINYILAVGILTLPRTAAEKVNTPDVWITVILGGLIAMVAGIIMVKLSQQFPGKTFYQYNQEIVGKWVGAILSLFIVGYFFMLSSFEVKTLEGITSFFLLEGTPGWAIIMPFMWVSLYLNLGGINSIARLFEIIFPITVFIFLLTSFMSIGIFEIDNLRPVLGLGIIPVLKGLKTTTLAYSGAEIMLLLLAFMKQPLQAVKVVLIGTAIPLIFYVITVVMVIGTFSVDGVLMRTWPTIDLMRSFELPGLIFERFESLLLVVWIMQIFATYTICYYAAALGLAQLFNKNIHSFLYGLLPVIYIVSQIPKNINDLFKFGDVIGNAAMILFGILPLLLLVISRWRKRKNEPKCE, from the coding sequence ATGATTACTGGCCCGAAAGATCGAATTCCGACTTCGCAAGCGGCTGTCATTCTTATCAATTATATACTCGCAGTAGGAATTCTCACCTTGCCCAGAACAGCTGCTGAGAAAGTAAACACACCAGATGTTTGGATAACAGTTATTTTAGGCGGATTAATTGCGATGGTTGCAGGGATAATCATGGTCAAATTAAGTCAACAATTTCCTGGAAAAACATTTTATCAATATAATCAAGAAATTGTAGGGAAATGGGTAGGAGCGATACTTAGTCTATTTATTGTAGGTTACTTTTTTATGCTTTCTTCATTTGAAGTCAAAACGCTGGAAGGAATAACAAGTTTCTTTTTACTGGAAGGAACACCTGGGTGGGCTATTATCATGCCATTTATGTGGGTGAGTCTCTATTTAAACCTAGGCGGAATAAACTCAATAGCACGTTTATTTGAAATTATATTTCCAATTACAGTCTTTATTTTCTTGCTCACTTCCTTTATGAGCATTGGAATATTTGAGATAGACAATCTTCGTCCTGTATTAGGGTTAGGGATTATCCCAGTACTAAAAGGCTTAAAAACAACAACGCTTGCATATTCAGGTGCCGAAATCATGTTGCTCCTTTTGGCATTTATGAAACAACCACTCCAAGCTGTAAAAGTCGTTCTAATCGGAACTGCTATTCCCTTAATTTTTTATGTCATTACAGTTGTGATGGTTATAGGAACGTTTTCTGTCGATGGGGTATTAATGAGAACATGGCCTACGATCGATCTTATGCGAAGTTTTGAACTCCCTGGTTTGATATTTGAGCGATTTGAGTCTTTATTACTTGTGGTATGGATTATGCAAATCTTCGCAACTTATACAATTTGCTATTATGCTGCTGCTTTGGGACTGGCACAGCTCTTTAATAAAAATATTCATTCCTTTTTGTATGGGTTACTCCCGGTTATTTATATCGTTTCTCAAATTCCGAAAAACATTAATGATCTATTTAAATTTGGGGATGTGATTGGTAATGCGGCGATGATATTATTTGGTATCCTACCACTGCTTCTCCTTGTAATTTCAAGATGGAGGAAGAGAAAGAATGAACCGAAGTGTGAATAA
- a CDS encoding spore germination protein, translated as MRMKEQESKMKQVEKQADTYKEKSTTGHFAGNFTMDLASVKKEISYNSDAHFREFNIGGTNIRAALVFVEGLSDKDLINMHILKSLMFNFYEEYKSAPSYVEGTISKEFIKNRVLSISEIEEVYSIKELMSKVLIGSTALLVDGLAGALILGTKKGKTRNVEEPISEGSVRGPRVGFTEVLSDNTALLRLHGENEGLSLTKFYVGERAKKELVIAYMKEIADSELVEEVKKRIQKINIDNVPESGYVEQLIEDNYLSPFPQAQSTERPDRVIAALMEGRVAILLDGTPFALIVPVTFSMLMQSSEDYYERWIPGTFIRLLRFGAAVISLFAPALYISFISFHPGLIPTKLAISILGGREGVPFPAIIEALFMEIAIEILREAGLRLPKPIGSAMGIVGGLIIGQAAVEAGIISPIMVIVVAATAISSFALPHYSTAIPLRILRFVAMFCAAIFGLYGVILFFLVLCSHIARLKSFGVPYASPAVVYHLSDWKDFMIRMPLQMMKRRPKMMNMKDSIRKGSEEG; from the coding sequence ATGAGGATGAAAGAACAGGAATCAAAGATGAAGCAGGTAGAAAAACAAGCTGATACATATAAGGAGAAAAGTACAACAGGTCATTTTGCAGGCAATTTCACTATGGATTTAGCGAGTGTAAAAAAAGAAATTAGTTATAACTCGGATGCCCACTTTCGAGAGTTTAACATAGGGGGGACAAATATTCGAGCGGCGCTTGTTTTTGTGGAAGGACTGTCGGATAAAGATCTCATTAATATGCATATTTTGAAGTCATTGATGTTTAATTTTTATGAAGAATATAAGAGTGCACCATCTTATGTGGAAGGTACCATTTCAAAAGAGTTTATTAAGAATCGCGTTCTTTCTATTAGTGAAATAGAAGAAGTCTATTCTATAAAAGAGTTGATGTCAAAAGTGTTGATAGGCTCAACGGCACTTTTAGTCGATGGATTAGCAGGTGCATTAATTCTTGGTACAAAAAAAGGGAAAACACGGAATGTTGAAGAGCCGATATCAGAGGGATCAGTTAGAGGCCCGCGGGTAGGCTTCACAGAAGTTTTGTCTGATAATACCGCTCTTTTACGGCTACATGGCGAAAACGAGGGATTGTCATTAACAAAGTTTTATGTAGGAGAGCGGGCAAAAAAAGAGTTGGTTATTGCCTATATGAAAGAGATTGCTGATTCGGAATTGGTAGAAGAGGTTAAGAAAAGAATTCAGAAAATCAATATTGATAATGTGCCAGAATCAGGATATGTGGAGCAGCTCATCGAAGATAATTATCTCAGTCCTTTTCCCCAAGCACAGAGTACGGAGCGCCCTGATCGCGTTATTGCTGCATTGATGGAAGGGCGCGTTGCGATTTTATTGGATGGAACACCTTTTGCCTTGATTGTTCCCGTTACATTTAGCATGTTGATGCAATCGTCCGAAGATTATTATGAACGTTGGATTCCAGGTACGTTTATTCGTTTATTGCGCTTTGGAGCAGCTGTTATTTCTCTTTTTGCACCTGCTTTGTACATTTCCTTTATCTCATTTCATCCTGGATTAATTCCGACCAAGTTGGCTATTTCAATTCTTGGGGGACGGGAAGGAGTTCCGTTTCCTGCAATTATAGAAGCATTATTTATGGAAATAGCCATCGAAATTTTGCGGGAAGCAGGGCTACGCCTGCCTAAGCCGATTGGTTCAGCGATGGGAATTGTCGGTGGATTAATCATTGGACAGGCTGCCGTAGAAGCGGGAATTATTAGTCCAATTATGGTAATTGTAGTAGCGGCTACTGCTATTTCTTCCTTTGCGCTCCCTCATTATAGTACAGCAATTCCACTACGGATCCTTCGCTTTGTAGCTATGTTTTGCGCTGCCATATTTGGACTATACGGAGTCATTCTGTTTTTTCTCGTTCTATGCAGTCATATAGCGAGATTGAAGAGTTTCGGCGTACCATATGCCAGTCCAGCTGTTGTTTATCATTTAAGCGATTGGAAAGATTTCATGATTCGCATGCCACTTCAGATGATGAAACGTCGCCCTAAAATGATGAATATGAAAGATTCGATACGAAAAGGAAGTGAAGAGGGATGA
- a CDS encoding DUF3955 domain-containing protein translates to MRCFANIFLCLALCLVIYSMIGSVVASDGTLIEPFFLIPLSYLFVFSGIISILFVAIISMFKKGKLN, encoded by the coding sequence ATGCGATGTTTCGCCAACATCTTTTTATGTTTAGCTTTATGTTTAGTTATCTATAGTATGATTGGTTCAGTAGTGGCATCAGACGGTACTTTAATAGAACCTTTCTTCTTAATTCCATTAAGTTATCTATTTGTTTTTAGTGGTATTATTTCAATATTGTTTGTGGCTATTATTTCGATGTTTAAAAAAGGGAAACTTAATTAA
- the speG gene encoding spermidine N1-acetyltransferase, whose protein sequence is MGQEPKLRPLEREDLKFVHELNNNAHIMSYWFEEPYEAFVELQDLYDKHIHDQSERRFIVEKDNNMIGLVELVEIDYIHRRTEFQIIIDPKYQGYGYAACATRLAMDYAFSVLNMHKLYLVVDKENEKATHIYKKVGFTIEGELQDEFFVDGNYHNAIRMCIFQHQYLKMK, encoded by the coding sequence ATGGGTCAAGAACCTAAATTGCGTCCATTAGAACGAGAAGATTTGAAATTTGTTCACGAACTTAACAACAATGCACATATTATGTCTTATTGGTTTGAAGAACCTTATGAAGCTTTTGTGGAGTTGCAAGATCTATATGATAAGCACATTCATGATCAAAGTGAACGTCGGTTTATAGTAGAAAAAGATAACAACATGATTGGATTAGTTGAATTAGTGGAGATTGATTACATTCATCGAAGAACAGAATTTCAAATTATCATTGATCCAAAGTATCAAGGGTATGGTTATGCAGCGTGTGCAACCCGTTTAGCGATGGATTACGCCTTTTCAGTATTAAATATGCACAAACTTTATTTAGTAGTAGATAAAGAAAATGAAAAAGCTACGCATATTTACAAAAAAGTCGGCTTTACGATTGAAGGCGAGTTACAAGATGAATTTTTCGTTGATGGTAACTATCATAATGCAATCAGAATGTGTATTTTCCAGCATCAATATTTAAAAATGAAATAA
- a CDS encoding PadR family transcriptional regulator codes for MADSTQMLKGILDGCILAIIQEGEVYGYELTEKLHSYGFHSFSEGTIYPLLLRMQKEGLVTSVLRESTAGPKRKYYQLSDLGEKELNSFKERWADLKLSVEKVINQGGE; via the coding sequence ATGGCTGACTCAACGCAAATGCTAAAAGGAATTCTGGATGGTTGCATTTTAGCTATCATTCAAGAAGGTGAAGTATACGGTTACGAATTAACAGAGAAATTGCATAGCTATGGTTTTCACTCTTTTAGTGAGGGCACGATCTACCCTTTACTATTACGCATGCAAAAAGAAGGATTGGTTACAAGCGTATTAAGGGAATCAACCGCTGGACCTAAGCGAAAGTACTATCAATTATCAGATTTAGGGGAGAAAGAATTAAATAGCTTTAAAGAGCGCTGGGCTGATTTAAAGCTATCTGTTGAAAAGGTGATTAATCAAGGGGGCGAATAG
- a CDS encoding NADH dehydrogenase subunit, whose amino-acid sequence MLSTKSEQFLIELRMYLLQRGKKDEDINAIVDELEIHLTEAEKRGQNVDYIIGKSRKQHMKNIGKELPVDREGLLVIIPAAILVILAYMCFAPSIKGQFKISQNILLFGSLPLFLALAIFAFTLFKGLPKVYPSTKNSVLLLVFAHFIAIGVWVGFYFWLDGRLDTDYFVATTTQNYIIAGVCVLIFILFALYTKSWVTIFVAFTICIGPLLEHVIPPEINKDPMYITLTIIISVVIGILLIIYFYKKGKTTSNT is encoded by the coding sequence ATGTTATCAACAAAGTCCGAACAATTTTTAATCGAACTCAGAATGTATTTACTGCAACGAGGAAAGAAGGATGAAGATATAAATGCAATAGTAGACGAACTAGAAATTCATTTAACAGAAGCTGAAAAAAGAGGCCAAAATGTAGATTATATCATTGGGAAAAGCCGTAAACAGCATATGAAGAATATTGGAAAAGAACTACCTGTAGACAGGGAAGGACTACTCGTAATCATTCCGGCAGCAATTCTCGTTATTCTTGCTTATATGTGCTTTGCTCCATCCATTAAGGGGCAGTTCAAGATTTCCCAAAATATATTGTTATTTGGCTCATTACCTTTATTCTTAGCCCTTGCTATATTTGCATTTACACTATTTAAAGGACTTCCAAAAGTATACCCATCTACCAAAAACTCAGTTCTTCTTTTAGTATTCGCTCATTTCATTGCCATCGGCGTATGGGTTGGCTTTTATTTTTGGCTAGATGGACGACTTGATACAGATTACTTTGTCGCAACTACTACGCAAAACTATATCATAGCTGGCGTATGTGTCCTTATTTTTATTTTATTTGCATTGTATACAAAATCATGGGTTACAATTTTTGTCGCATTCACAATATGTATCGGTCCACTTTTAGAACATGTTATCCCACCTGAAATAAATAAAGATCCAATGTATATTACACTAACGATTATCATTAGTGTGGTCATAGGTATTTTGCTAATAATCTATTTCTACAAGAAAGGGAAAACCACTTCTAATACTTAA
- a CDS encoding YitT family protein — protein MNTIKKRKPNKLKIILRALAIIIGAFITAYGLEAVLIPNNVSDGGVTGLSIVSSQLFGLPLGILIAIFNIPFVWLGYKQIGRNFAIYSVIGIASLAIGTVLMHDVPTIIHGDTLLITVVGGIIIGFGMGLALRNGGALDGIDMLAVLLSRKLPFGTSDLILFLNMFVFIVVSTVFGLQGAILSAIAYFIASKVIHIVEVGLSGSKTFKIITKEPELMVETIRERLGRSATYNEVYGGYSKEQFKEITCVINRLEESKMKEIIHEIDESAFVTVYDVAEVKGGNFKKHDIH, from the coding sequence ATGAATACAATCAAAAAGCGCAAGCCTAACAAACTAAAAATCATTTTACGAGCATTAGCGATTATTATTGGGGCATTTATAACAGCATATGGACTAGAAGCAGTATTAATCCCAAACAACGTTTCAGATGGTGGTGTGACGGGTTTAAGTATCGTTAGTTCACAATTATTTGGATTACCATTAGGAATTTTAATTGCAATCTTTAATATTCCTTTTGTTTGGTTAGGGTATAAGCAAATTGGTAGAAACTTTGCTATTTATTCAGTTATCGGTATTGCTTCATTAGCAATCGGAACGGTTCTTATGCACGATGTACCAACGATTATTCACGGTGATACATTATTAATCACTGTTGTTGGCGGGATTATCATCGGTTTTGGTATGGGACTCGCATTACGTAACGGTGGCGCATTAGATGGAATTGATATGTTAGCTGTATTACTTTCCCGAAAATTACCTTTTGGGACAAGTGACCTTATCTTATTTTTAAACATGTTTGTCTTTATTGTTGTTTCAACAGTATTTGGTCTGCAAGGGGCTATTCTTTCTGCAATTGCTTACTTTATTGCTTCTAAAGTCATTCATATCGTTGAAGTAGGTTTAAGTGGTTCTAAAACATTTAAAATTATCACGAAGGAACCTGAATTAATGGTAGAGACAATTCGTGAGCGTTTAGGTCGAAGTGCAACGTATAATGAAGTTTACGGCGGTTATTCAAAGGAACAATTTAAAGAAATTACTTGTGTGATTAACCGTTTAGAAGAAAGTAAAATGAAAGAAATTATTCATGAAATTGATGAAAGTGCCTTTGTTACGGTATATGACGTAGCAGAAGTAAAAGGCGGTAACTTCAAAAAACACGATATTCACTAG
- a CDS encoding GNAT family N-acetyltransferase yields the protein MTALFKAMAFQLKTERLDLSMWEESDSAWMRKLIGERGVDMPTLDAVRSQLIEMRKRAVENGISLLTIRRRDEGDFIGYCGLIIGRSTLEEPEIAYELFRSVHRKGYATEAASVVLDAAIATGRHRLWSTVRAWNVASFRVLEKIGFERHHSTWDERGEIVWNVRDL from the coding sequence ATGACAGCTTTATTTAAAGCTATGGCGTTCCAGTTGAAAACTGAACGACTTGACCTGAGTATGTGGGAGGAATCCGATTCAGCCTGGATGAGAAAATTAATTGGCGAACGTGGTGTGGACATGCCAACCCTTGACGCCGTTCGTAGCCAGCTTATCGAGATGCGCAAGAGAGCAGTCGAAAATGGCATTTCCCTTCTCACTATTCGCCGACGAGACGAAGGCGATTTCATCGGATACTGTGGCTTGATTATCGGTCGTTCCACACTTGAAGAGCCGGAGATCGCATACGAGTTGTTCCGCAGTGTTCATCGTAAAGGCTATGCGACTGAGGCAGCATCCGTTGTGCTGGACGCTGCGATTGCTACCGGGCGCCACAGACTTTGGTCGACTGTACGCGCTTGGAATGTTGCGTCCTTCCGGGTGCTAGAAAAGATAGGATTTGAGCGGCATCACAGTACGTGGGACGAGCGCGGTGAGATTGTTTGGAACGTACGCGATCTTTAG